In Lolium rigidum isolate FL_2022 chromosome 3, APGP_CSIRO_Lrig_0.1, whole genome shotgun sequence, the genomic window tgaagctcttacaagttcttaccaaacaggatgaAGGCGATATAGcaaccagcaaggatcagcgtctccaaagattgtcAAAGaaattaccaggtgtcgacacagagCATGTGGATACAATATGTGGagttgtaggaaggctaatatggtagcaaaacacAGCAATTTTCAAAatagcaatgcaatattgaaagtatgcacaacaacggtactgtgctggtcctaggctagaccgtactagagacgcgagcctataaCACTAATGAGACTTATCTCATGGTACatcaatgcaatattgaaagtatccCCTCCATaagtttttttgctctccttcacaaTCTTTaccggcggccgaaacttatctcacggaatttTTTTCTACAACACAGGCGAAATTAGAAGGCAACAGCTAATAAGGAAAAACAGgaaaacctaattctactcggactttgtcgcggcagagaaacaacacgaatccgtgtcgcggtaggaaacggggtatatggtgggtgtatatggtagtggcggaagtatatggtgggtggaTATATGGTAGTGGCgaaagtatatggtgggtgtatatggcagtggcggaaataTATGGCGGGTGTAGATGGCAGTGGTGATATAAGAGCGGTGCGAGCATGCGGCGGCGGCGtaactactatgaccagaactcgaaactctaaaggaactagacgctaagaccagcaaatcgtcacgaagatgcagacacaaattcaactttgCAAAACTGAAAATACAATCCAAAGGCTCAGGGTGGTTTATGGGACGGTATGATTTAAACCCCTAactgtatttttggctttttcataGTTTATGGGATGAAGgcggatgcaatctacactaggaaaattggaaaatctcaccgagcaacctgaaatctgataccacttgatagggcaaaggtttccGATCTTTCGATGTGGGACGACCGAACCGCGCGCCAACTGCCCACcaggggccggtactaccggttccAGACGGTATCACACGCCTTGGTACCGGGAGTGGTACCGGCCAACGCGAGGAGGCTTACAGTATACCCTTGATCGCGCACATCCTTATACCGGTACCAACATCGATGGCACTGGCGCCGGTACCACCGACCGCACCCAAAGACTTCCAGATCTGGACCATCCATTTGTCAATCCACatatatgcactttatcttttgtaATGCCTAAATTACCACTGACTAGGTTTGGGCTATATGTGCCTCTGTACCCGTATGAACTAGGGTTAGTCATAGTTTGAGATATTTTCTGAGCTTGGCTCTCTTACCTTTGGGTTTCACCTCCTATGTAATTCAAGGCAACCTCTGTGGATTCAAAACTTGCTTATGAGTGATTCTAATGGACTGCACTCTCTCAATCAtaccctagttcttgatttcaacaccaatctctcatacAAGGATTCTGCCTCTAGGTCTCTCCTTGGATGATTCTATTGGCTTAGTTTAACTAGCTAAGGAGTGGTTCGTATCTGGGTGTGTGAGTTGTGTTTTTGTTTTGGAGTTTATTTCCCCTCTTTTTCCCATCTCCTCATCCACCACTTTAATTTGGGTCAATTCGTAAATTGGGAAAACATCTTGAGGCTCAAGCCTCATCAAGTCGTGTCCCTCAAAGTgacccccaaacggcgccggattgaacgtttgggggacgcgttgGTGTGGTGTCGCGCTTGGGcgtgtcgctccccagtcgcgcccCCATTTAGAGGCCCCAAAACAATAAAGATGCATGAAAATAAAAGTTTTCAtttaaatttgattatattttacaagtttgaatgaaaacggcttggatcatctaaaccctagcctacttgCCGCcttgcggtgcgttcgacggccccgccccatcGTCACCTCCCCTCCGACGATGCTTGTTCGTCGCGCACCGCCCCTCCCTCTGGAGCGTGACGAGAAGACGTCGTCCTGccgcgtcgtcgcctcccctctaCCGCTGTTCCTGCTGGAGGGAGAGTTCGACGCCGCGGCGAACCCGCACATTGTTGTCCTCGTCGCGAGCACAGGTGTCGTCCTGCAGCTTCTTCTaccactcgaaggactcgacgatcgCCCGCCGATGCGCCGCCTACTCCTCCGGGTCTGACCCACCGTCGGACCAGTCGATGTCACCATCGTCGTTGTACTCGTCCTCGTCATCGTCctagtcctcgtcctcctcctctgcttccgcctccgccgccaacgccgTCGCTTCCGCCTCCTAGGTCGCCGCTTCAACTGTCGTCGCCTCCTCCCGCTGCtactgctccagctcctcccacCGTTGCTGGAGCTCCCGCAGCCGCTGCCACACTCCCGCAGCTCCTCAATGCGCCGCTGCTCGTGCAGTTCTTGCGCACAGGTCCAGCTCGTCCGCATGTCGCTACAACTGCTCCGCACGCCGCCACTCGCCCATCTCCTCCCTCCAGCGGAGGCGCGTCTCTTCCGCCGCCGCGGCGTCGAACGCCTCTATGGTGCCCGCTTGCGCCGCTGCCTCCCACTCCTCGTTGTCCGCCAGCTGCGGGTCAACTTCGAACTCcaccggcggtggtggtggtggagatggaggtggaggtggagacggtggtggaggaaACTGGCTGCCGCCAGCGGGGCTCATCATTTCGAAGGTGGTGTGCAGGCGACGAGGCATGTTTTGCGATGGAGAAAGGGATGTCGGCGGTTGTGGTGGCGTCCATTGAGTGGAAACGGCTTTTTATACGCGCGGAAAGCGTGGGAACAAGCGGTGGCCTGCGAACGGTGGCGACGCGTGGAGGAGGTGCAGCGCCACATCAAGGAGGCACGGCGCCAACAAGACGTCTCACCTACCCCTTGTCGCTATTAAGGCAAAGTTGATGCGCTTCATTCGTATCTCAATGACACGTTGGGCCCGCCACGCCCGAAGCGTCCCTGTGGAGCGGGGATGGCCTTGGGGTGCCGAACAGCGTATTGGACCGCGCCAGGTAGAAAAAGCCTTTGGAGCGCACGACTAGGGCCGGTTAAATGACCGACACCTTCAAAAAGTTTTGGAGGAcgtgactgaagatgctcttaacaAGTTAAGACAGATGAAGAAACAACTTTTACTACACCAGGATTTGTCTGAGCGACATACCAGCAATGATCAGTTACGTACAGGTGTTTATAAATGGAAACTAAGGTGCTATCTTCGCTTAGCAAATCGACACTACTTCGTCCCAAAAGCGAACGACAGCTTCGGCCGCGACTTGTTCTTGCCCAGCAGCTTCATCTGGTTCTGCTTCTGCTGCTGTTCCTCCATCTGTTTCTGCTTCATGGCTTCCTCCCTCTCTTTCTGAAGCCTCTCCAACTCCTGATACCGTTCCAGCTCTTTCTGTTGCTGCTCCATAGCTACCTTCATCTGAGCCTCCTCTGCTTTCTTTCGGTCTTCTTCAAGCTTCCTCTCTAGCTCTTCTCGCTCTTTCTTCTCATGTTCCTGTGGCAACAAAAATGAGTACCAGCAAATATGAGCTTTATTGAATTATAACAAGGACAAATTAATCATGCAAAGGGTGCATAATACATGCCAGCGGCAAGGAGCTTACAGCTTTCTGCTGGGCCTCTACCAACGCCGACACCTTCTCTTTCTCGATTTGAGCAGCCACCTCTCCATGTATCCTTTTCCGACCTTCATCAATACGTCTTTGTATTTCATGTTTAATTTCCTCAGAATTCATACTATCCTCAACTTGTTTTCTAATAGCTTGCTCAACTCTTTTTGTTGTTTCCTCCTCTAATAGTCTCAGTTCAACTTCTATTTGGCACCTGCAATTGCGAGAACAAGTCAAAGAAGTGAATTTTGGATAATATAATATTCCTAAATGCCAACACTTCCATAAAAAGAATATTCAAGGCAACAAAAGCAGCCAAAAGCAAGGCGCTAGATTTACATTCTTTAACGCTATCTATCATCAGCTATACCTTTCATCAGCAGTGTTGAATACAAACTAATACATTTTAGGCATACCTCTATTATGATTCCAGATCCAAAAAACGAATTAGCAAAACTGGTCAAGAGTAGATAAAGGATCACCAATTGCATCATCAAATATAATAAGTGGAACTATAGCAGTAGCTTCCTTCAGAAAAGCCTGTAGAGAAGAATGTCAAGTAACTTGTGGCAGATTTAGAGCTAATCATGTAAGCGTCTCACTATTCCAACTAAATGACATTTTTACATGCATCTCAATATTCCAATTAAATTATATTTTTACATGTATCTCAGAACATATATCAAACCAACCATGCATTGAACTTTTTGAGAAAAACTCAATtggctagtactccctccgtcccatgaaacatgtcttaactttgtctaaatttggatgtatctagacactatttagtctCTACAACGaaaacaacatcaaagccttagtctctacatacatctaaatttagataaacttaagACATGTttcgtgggatggagggagtatcactTTTTgaggaagcaaaaaaaaaagagttagCACACTTCAAATAACAGGCAATAGACAAAAACTAAACATAAACTGAAAAGCCACCATGTTTAATGATACAATTTAATATTCTGCCACTTCAGTTTCATTCCCATCTATACGTTACATGTCAGGGCAGCAAACGAACTATTCCATATTGAAAACCAGAAGAGCAGTGAATAGTTAAAATGGTAATGATTTTTACAGAAAGCCCAAAACAACACCAGAAGTCCGGAACTAAATCAGAAGAAAGGAACGCCACTAAATTGGAACTAAGCCAGTAGCTAATTGTCCTCACATAAAAAGTTGGCCATTGAATAAGCACAGGAAACTGAGAACTGCAACCTGACTACATAGCATATGAACAATAGCATTATTAATTTGCATAAACATGGAAATAGAACCAACTGTGGTGATGATAGTGGAGTGTTGCGACTAATTTCATTTCTTACTGAGTTATATTCAACATAGTTTCAATGCACTGTACATAGATTGCCTTTTCACAGCTAGCTTGCAGCAACTTAAGCATATAAGATGCAGTTATATCTAAACAAAGAGGTACTAGCAGTAAGGAAAGTTGGATGTGCCTTCATTTTATAAACAGAATAATCCATGTATGGAAAAGATTATCAAATTAACATTTATATCAACATAATAGTCCATATATTATTGTTCGACAAAAATATTACTAAACCCACTGTGAATGTGTATTCTGAAAAATCTAGAGCAATTAAAATACATGTATTCTGGAAAAGATATAATTTAGAGCACAGATAGCCAAGTAGAACCTGACCTCACAATGTGGTGAAAACAGCAGCAAGATGAATACAATACAATATCACTATGAAAATATCCTTAAGCAATAGCTCGTCAACATTGAAAAGGGGTAAGGCAAAGAGGGAAACAGTAAACAATTTGGTTGGTAGCTTGCATATCCAAACTCTAAATAGCAAAGCAGATACTCCCcaccttttcttttcttcttctagcCTTTGCTTATCAATGACATTCTTATTCTCTGGAGACCTAAGCTGAGGAGTTGATTTGGCAATTGGGGAGCTAGTGACACTCCAACTTCTCTTTCGTTTGTTACGTCTTTCTGATGGAGATCGACTCTTGCGCCTCCTAGGAGAGGAGGGTGAAGGGCTCTTCCTTCTGGAATGCAAAGGTTGCCATGGTAAGGAAAAAATATAGGAGCAATGATAGGATAACATGAAACAGGCAATCACTATCACTTACTGAAGCCCTAATAAGTGAGTGAAAGCAGTTACCTCAAACATTGTTAGAACTTTGAAGGATTCCACAGCAATACAGCATAGAGTAAAAATCTTTGTACGTTCCATGCTTTCTACCGAAGGAGTTCTTGTCAAGCAATGCAGATTACCAGTAATTATATTCAAGCATCATCTGCTCATATGTTCCAAGCTGCCTCCTTATGCATTCCATCCTCAACACTTTTTCTTGGTTTGGATGTAAAATGGACGCCGCAGATTTTAGTAGTTTTTATATAAGATTAATATAGATTGGTAACATAAGAAACTCCACATTTATTGACCAAATTCTCCCCTTCACCCTCTTTTGGCCCCTGCACGTGTGTTTGCCCAAAGATGTTCCAGAAGATTGTGTACCCTGGTACGAaattcggctttcctctgttgccATCACAATACCTTCCTATCCATGAACAACTAGATCATTATTGTTGACTTCAGCTTGAGGCTGGATTTAAAACAAAGTGGGTGGGCAGCAAGACAAGTCCACAAGAGTTCTCACCAGTCAGGATAACCGGAGACAATCGAGCAGCTTGCAGGACTGTTCAGCTAACACAAGTATGAGGAATTGTCATTCATGCTTATTTTGTAGGTTGTAGTATGCACCTAAACCAGTACAAGGATAGTGTTTAAGTTTCTTCTCAAACAACCACTTTTCTGAGAAAGGAAAGATTAACTAATCCTTTTGCTTGATCTCCTTATTTTCCGGAATGTCACCAATGGCTGGTGGGAACATAAGTGTTGCTGCGAAACCGAACGTAATTACATATTTAAAGACACTGGCTAACCATGTAAGGGGGCAAGGTGCACCTAATGCATGGAAGTCCAACCTCGTGGGATGGTGGAAAACAGAtgcaaaaatccaaataaaattGCAACATTCCATTAACTTGGGCAATATTGAATGTCATCCAGGTCAAAGCGCAAAGCTCGTTCGGGCTGATAGCATGAATTTCATTAGAACTTTAGCCCCCTATTCTATTGACATAATTGACCTGGATGCCTCATTTCCAATTTTCCAAACATGATCTGAGTATCGTGAATATATCATATTCCTTCCGTCCCGAAAAGTACAAATCTGTGACATACTTttcaggacggagggagtagaacaaTCACATATTCACATGAACTGCGATACTAGCAGAACCTGCTAACTGTTAataaaaaacaagtaaacaactCACGAACTATCCATAGATCCAAAAACCATAAGGAGACCCAGAAATCTCAGTCCATTCAGCAGGTTTGCAGTTATAATACATCCGATGTCATAGCAAAAAaaatgaataaatagaaaaacTAATCGGCTGATTAGCATCTCCTTATACCTTCCCTACCCTTTCTATACAGTATACACGACAGACAGCGAATGCTAATTAACAACGGGAAAAGATAAAGCGCGACAGATTGATGTGGCGTGTGACATGGGAGATCACCTATAGGAGGGACGATAAGGGGACCTGCTGCGGCTGGGGACGCGTTCCCTTCGGTTCCTCCGTCCTCGATAGAGTGGGGACGGCGaccgccgacgccgccggggcggcgacCGTGACAGGTCGCGCGGCATCCGGCTGGAAGCTGCAACCACCGCGGTGCCCGAACGGTAGCAGATCTGACCGGGTACCGGGAGATCGAGACGCCTGCGTAGCCGGAAGGTTTtgtgtgtgtgggtgtgtgtgtatgggtggggggggtgggggggggcggGAGGGGGCGGCAATGGCGACGGGGGCTGGAAAAGGTGGGACCGTGGGGGGGTGGGGGGAGGGATGAGGAAAACTGGAAAACCTAGGGCGTGGGGCCCAGCTACCAGCAGTAACCGGCTTAAGCCTGCCAATAGGTCGGGTTTAGTCGGGTCGACCTCTCCCAATATttcaaaatcatcaaaaaattcaaaactaaaATTGTACATGTtgccaacgaatcatgttgtaagtACGAAAAAGTTTCAatgaaaaatactttgtattttaggcgcagcaaaaaagacaaattcagcAAAGTTTTAGAATCGCTTGATTGTAATCGTTGGATCGAGAATGTGGGGCAGATAGAAGGTCCAGGCACGGCGTGACTTGATGTACTCCAGTCACTGAATCTTCGTCCGGGAGGGAGGGGCGGCAATGGCGACGGGGGCTGGAAAAGGTGGGACCGTGGGGGGGTGGGGGGAGGGATGAGGAAAACTGAAAAACCTAGGGCGTGGGGCCCAGCTACCAGCAGTAACCGGCTTAAGCCTGCCAATAGGTCGGGTTTAGCCGGGTCGACCTCTCCCAAATCCATGCCCGATTAACAAATGGGCAAAGATCTCTGCCGGCAACCCTACCCATACCCAAACCCATCGGGTCACCCGACTCAATCGGGCGCCCATCGGGTTTGCAGACACATCAAATATTTTATTAAATAGCACATCAAATACCAGTTCAGTTaatataatttattttttattAGAGAACAAACGCAATGCACGAGGCGGCCCGTTGAAGCGTCATAACACGGATCGCACTCAGTTCTTGGTGTTGTGGTTCCTTATATATGCAGCTATACATGTGCTTCACGCTCCTCCTAGCGAGGTGGTACTAAATAGTGGACTAGCAGAAACCATGCAGCACTTCACGAGCTAGTGAGCCACTGACCAGCCAGAGCGGGGAAGCCAAGTCGTATTTTACATGGGCCAGTAGGAAATAGCTTAATTTGGCCCAAAACAACATGTGAACATCACATGTGGGTGATTTCCAAAGGCCTGTTGTGTTCATATGGTACTTTTAGAACTGCATATCAAGCCTATTTTCCGTAAAGAAAAGACTAATATCTATatactactactccctccgttcctttctatagttcctattgtattttggcacggaaattagcgcaagccattttttgacacaaaaccccctagcAATCTTAGaaacaaaataggaaactgaaatcAGATCTCAGAAAATAATCTTGTTTCCATAACCGATCGCGTCATGTACTCCCTCTCTCCCGCTATTCTTTCCATAATCAGATTGGTTTTCACATTTTCTGGAGCGGGAACGCATTGGTTTCCGTATTTACCGGACGGGAACGCATTCGTTTCCAGATTTTCGGGACGGGAAcatatcggtggaaggggttctttgcaaaaaacatagctttactcttatattctgaaacaaaagcgaaaaaacaataggcattatagaaaggaacggagggagtataatatatTATTAATTTAATTATAAGTATTAATCGGGCGACCCATCGGGTCACCCACGGGCACAATCTtatacccataccctacccatgaCTAATCGGGTTGCCCATGGTTAAGACTAATATGTAACATAATTGACCCATGCCCTACCCATTCGGGTGGTTGCCCATGGGCGCCATAACCCGTGGGCAAGACGGCCAGCTTGAAACCGGCTATACGCCTGTACGGCGTTTTCAAGCCACAcagggcctgatacgtctcaaacgtatctataatttcttatgttccatgctagttttatgagaatacctacatgttttgttcacactttatatcgttttgatgcattttccggaactaacctattgacgagatgccgaagtgtcagttcctgttttctgctgtttttggtttcagaaatcctagtaaggaaatattctcgccaattccgagaatatttccttactaggatttctgaaaccaaaaacagcagaaaacaggaactggcacttcggcatctcgtcaataggttagttccggaaaatgcatcaaaacgatataaagtgtgaacaaaacatgtaggtattgtcataaaactagcatggaacataagaaattatatatacgtttgagacgtatctgttggagatatgcccaagtggcaataataaaagtggttattatatatctttatgtttatgataaaagtttatatatcatgctataattgtattaaccgaaacattgatacatgtgtgttatgtaaacaccaatgagtccctagtaagcctcttgtttaaactagcttgttgattaatagatgattagtttcataatcatgaacattggatgttattaataacaaggttatatcattatatgaatgatgtaatggacacacccaattaagcgtagcataagatctcgtcattaagttatttgctataaggtttcgatacatagttacctagtccttatgaccatgagatcatgtaaatcacttataccggaaaggtactttgattacaccaaacgccactgcgtaaataggtggttataaaggtgggattaagtatccggaaagtatgagttgaggcatatggatcaacgagtgggatttgtccatcccgatgacggatagatatactttgggccctctcggtggaatgtcgtctaatgtcttgcaagcatatgaataagttcataagagaccacataccacggtacgagtaaagagtacttgtcggagacgaggttgaacaaggtatagagtgataccgaagatcaaacctcggacaagtaaaatatcgcgtgacaaagggaattggtattgtatgtgaatggttcattcgatcactaaagtcatcgttgaatatgtgggatccattatggatctccagatcccgctattggttattggtcggagtgagtactcaaccatgtccgcatagttcgcgaaccgtagggtgacacacttaaagttggatgttgaaatggtagaacttgaaatatggaatggagttcgaatatttgttcggagtcccggatgagatcccggacatcacgaggagttccggaatggtccggagaataagattcatatataggatgtcattttatgtgaattaaaatgatgcggaaggttctatggaaggttctagaaggttctagaaaagtccggaagaaaccaccaaggaaggtggagtcccggagggactccacctccatggccggccaaccctagtgggggaggagtcccaagtggactcccctatgggggccggccaccccccacatggaaggggggaatcccacccaagtgggattcccaccttgggtaggtttccctatcacatggaaggttttgggttcgagtcttattcggagacttgtagtccaacacttggggcttccacctatataatgaggggccaaggggagtgggccggccaccccaagagcacaacctggccgccccccttgagtggccggccaccccctcccaaaccctagccgccccccctcctccatagctcccgcgtgctttagcgaagctccgccggagttctccaccgccaccgacaccacgccgtcgtgtctgtcggattcaagaggagctactacttccgctgcccgccgga contains:
- the LOC124702827 gene encoding uncharacterized protein At1g10890-like isoform X2, whose product is MLSYHCSYIFSLPWQPLHSRRKSPSPSSPRRRKSRSPSERRNKRKRSWSVTSSPIAKSTPQLRSPENKNVIDKQRLEEEKKRCQIEVELRLLEEETTKRVEQAIRKQVEDSMNSEEIKHEIQRRIDEGRKRIHGEVAAQIEKEKVSALVEAQQKAEHEKKEREELERKLEEDRKKAEEAQMKVAMEQQQKELERYQELERLQKEREEAMKQKQMEEQQQKQNQMKLLGKNKSRPKLSFAFGTK
- the LOC124702827 gene encoding uncharacterized protein At1g10890-like isoform X1; translated protein: MPRDLSRSPPRRRRRSPSPLYRGRRNRRERVPSRSRSPYRPSYRRKSPSPSSPRRRKSRSPSERRNKRKRSWSVTSSPIAKSTPQLRSPENKNVIDKQRLEEEKKRCQIEVELRLLEEETTKRVEQAIRKQVEDSMNSEEIKHEIQRRIDEGRKRIHGEVAAQIEKEKVSALVEAQQKAEHEKKEREELERKLEEDRKKAEEAQMKVAMEQQQKELERYQELERLQKEREEAMKQKQMEEQQQKQNQMKLLGKNKSRPKLSFAFGTK